In Edaphobacter dinghuensis, one genomic interval encodes:
- a CDS encoding LOG family protein: protein MSIHNIAVFCASASGADPAYQKAADDLGEALAAHDIGVIYGGAKVGLMCAVAESALTHGGRVVGVIPEVLVDLEVAHHGVTELHVVDTMHTRKALMGEKSDAFIIMPGGFGTLEEMFEVLAWQTLKLHNKPIVLLNINGFYNQLLSFLDHAVAEGMLKQKSHQILLVANSVEEALVALNIE, encoded by the coding sequence ATGTCCATCCACAATATTGCCGTCTTCTGTGCCTCAGCCAGCGGTGCCGACCCTGCCTATCAAAAAGCTGCCGACGATCTGGGCGAAGCTCTGGCCGCGCACGATATCGGTGTCATCTATGGTGGAGCCAAGGTAGGTCTCATGTGCGCTGTTGCAGAATCTGCGTTGACACATGGAGGACGCGTCGTTGGCGTCATTCCCGAGGTGCTCGTCGATCTCGAAGTAGCGCACCACGGCGTCACCGAATTACACGTCGTTGACACCATGCACACGCGCAAAGCGCTGATGGGCGAGAAATCCGATGCGTTCATTATCATGCCCGGCGGCTTTGGAACACTCGAAGAGATGTTTGAAGTGCTTGCCTGGCAAACACTCAAGCTGCACAACAAGCCGATCGTCCTGTTGAATATCAACGGTTTCTACAACCAGCTGCTGAGCTTTCTCGACCACGCTGTCGCTGAGGGAATGCTGAAGCAGAAGAGCCACCAGATCCTACTCGTCGCCAACAGTGTCGAAGAAGCGCTCGTTGCCCTGAACATCGAATAA
- the hmpA gene encoding NO-inducible flavohemoprotein, with amino-acid sequence MLQQHKEIVQATVPVLQQHGETITTEFYRTLFEENPSLFNIFNPANQQNGGQARSLAASILAYAAHIDKLDQLGGMVNRITHKHASLEVQPEHYPIVGDHLLRAIRTVLGEAATPAVIDAWGAAYGQLAEIMTGVEQKLYTEGREQPGGWAGYAPLRVERKVVESETITSFHLASPTGAPLPSFLPGQYLAVKAQVPDSAFTQTRQYSLSQAANGTTYRISVKRESAPPHIAAAENGLISNHLHRSVHEGDTILAHVPQGDFVLRDNSKPVVLLSGGVGITPAICMAEHLARNSNSRPVLFVHATTQRRHHAFRDEVRALAAAYPHTRALVYYEKVSPADVQGRDYDLEGRITIDSLRPHLFEQATDYYYCGPVGFMAAVENVLDELNVPLSDRYSEAFAPDPSFVTELANA; translated from the coding sequence ATGCTCCAACAACACAAGGAAATCGTTCAGGCTACCGTCCCCGTTCTTCAGCAGCATGGCGAGACGATTACCACGGAGTTCTACCGCACGCTCTTCGAGGAAAATCCCTCGCTCTTCAACATCTTCAATCCCGCAAACCAGCAGAACGGCGGCCAGGCGCGCAGCCTCGCGGCCTCCATTCTTGCCTATGCGGCCCACATCGATAAGCTCGATCAGCTTGGCGGCATGGTCAATCGCATCACGCACAAACATGCCAGCCTCGAAGTGCAGCCCGAACACTATCCCATCGTCGGCGACCATCTGCTGCGCGCCATCCGCACCGTGCTTGGCGAGGCGGCTACGCCTGCAGTGATCGACGCCTGGGGCGCAGCGTATGGCCAGCTCGCGGAGATCATGACCGGCGTGGAGCAGAAGCTCTACACCGAAGGCCGCGAGCAGCCCGGCGGATGGGCCGGATACGCTCCGCTCAGGGTCGAGCGCAAGGTAGTGGAGAGCGAGACCATCACGTCGTTCCATCTTGCATCGCCCACAGGCGCGCCGCTGCCTTCGTTTCTGCCGGGACAGTATCTTGCTGTCAAAGCGCAGGTTCCCGACTCCGCCTTCACGCAGACCCGCCAGTACAGTCTCTCGCAGGCTGCCAACGGCACCACTTACCGCATCAGCGTCAAGCGCGAATCCGCACCGCCGCACATTGCGGCAGCGGAGAACGGGCTCATCTCCAATCATCTTCACCGATCGGTACACGAGGGCGACACCATCCTGGCGCATGTGCCGCAAGGCGACTTCGTCCTGCGCGACAACAGCAAGCCAGTCGTGCTACTCAGTGGAGGCGTCGGCATCACTCCGGCCATCTGCATGGCCGAGCACCTTGCACGCAACTCCAACTCGCGCCCTGTACTCTTTGTTCATGCCACCACGCAGCGCAGGCATCATGCCTTCCGCGACGAGGTTCGCGCGCTTGCCGCTGCCTATCCCCATACCCGCGCTCTGGTCTACTACGAGAAGGTCTCGCCTGCCGACGTGCAGGGCCGTGACTACGATCTTGAAGGCCGTATCACGATCGACTCACTTCGCCCACATCTTTTTGAGCAGGCAACGGATTACTACTACTGTGGCCCCGTTGGCTTCATGGCAGCCGTCGAAAACGTTCTCGATGAGCTGAACGTTCCGCTCTCCGACCGTTATAGTGAAGCATTCGCTCCTGATCCGTCTTTCGTGACGGAGCTGGCGAACGCCTAA
- a CDS encoding RrF2 family transcriptional regulator, protein MHINRFSDLALRLLMYLSSRPEPMQATVTVRAAAVMFNVPYDHLVKVAYQLGQQGFLITTKGAGGGLRLARAAESISVGEILRVVEPGDSVVDCHSQPCPLAGACLLKGALDSAYAAFLDKLDEYSLAAVARTPRLQKLVYLKPQVKSVSPSPRTPRTGKRAAGNPTSKSRTRARRST, encoded by the coding sequence ATGCACATCAACCGTTTTTCCGACCTGGCCCTGCGGCTGCTGATGTACCTCAGCAGCCGCCCCGAGCCGATGCAGGCCACGGTCACCGTCCGCGCCGCGGCTGTTATGTTTAACGTTCCCTACGACCATCTGGTGAAGGTGGCGTATCAACTAGGACAGCAGGGCTTTCTCATCACCACCAAAGGAGCAGGCGGAGGATTGCGCCTGGCGCGCGCCGCCGAGTCGATCTCGGTCGGCGAAATTCTGCGCGTCGTCGAACCGGGAGACTCCGTCGTCGACTGCCACTCGCAGCCCTGCCCCCTTGCCGGAGCCTGTCTGCTTAAGGGCGCGCTCGATAGCGCCTACGCCGCCTTCCTCGACAAGCTCGACGAATACTCGCTCGCCGCAGTCGCACGCACACCGCGTCTGCAAAAGCTGGTCTACCTCAAGCCACAGGTCAAGAGCGTCAGCCCTTCGCCGCGCACTCCGCGCACTGGCAAACGCGCCGCAGGTAATCCCACGAGTAAATCCCGGACTCGTGCCCGTCGTTCCACTTAA
- a CDS encoding DUF971 domain-containing protein, which yields MSHEGIRIVSADEALREAAEEKQLHADAVTPKKVRVMKTEGTGVEIDWKDGHHSAWNFVWLRNACPCATCHEEREKSGRKPGVAKPKAQVLLAMYEAPARPIEVTPVGKYALKFKWNDGHESGIYSWDYLRRVCQCAECAAKG from the coding sequence ATGAGCCACGAAGGAATTCGGATTGTGAGTGCGGACGAGGCCCTGCGTGAGGCGGCTGAAGAAAAACAATTGCACGCGGACGCCGTCACTCCGAAAAAAGTGCGCGTGATGAAGACCGAGGGAACGGGCGTCGAGATCGACTGGAAGGATGGTCACCACAGCGCCTGGAACTTTGTGTGGCTGCGCAATGCCTGCCCCTGCGCGACCTGTCACGAAGAGCGCGAAAAGAGCGGGCGTAAGCCGGGTGTGGCCAAGCCCAAGGCACAGGTGCTGCTCGCGATGTACGAAGCGCCTGCGCGGCCGATCGAAGTGACTCCAGTAGGCAAGTATGCGTTGAAATTTAAGTGGAACGACGGGCACGAGTCCGGGATTTACTCGTGGGATTACCTGCGGCGCGTTTGCCAGTGCGCGGAGTGCGCGGCGAAGGGCTGA
- a CDS encoding SemiSWEET transporter gives MQQNTIDFIGYVAATCTTLSFLPQLIRVVRLRSAREISLGMFLIFSVGTALWLAYGVLVHSKPVIVANAVTFVLAMSILMFKLRFDRDALKEVKGV, from the coding sequence ATGCAGCAGAATACCATCGACTTTATCGGCTACGTTGCAGCTACGTGCACCACGCTATCGTTTCTGCCGCAGTTGATCCGCGTGGTGCGGCTGCGCTCGGCACGTGAGATCTCGCTGGGTATGTTCCTGATCTTCTCGGTAGGAACGGCGTTGTGGCTGGCATACGGTGTGCTGGTACATTCCAAGCCGGTGATCGTAGCCAATGCCGTGACATTTGTGCTCGCGATGAGCATCCTGATGTTTAAGCTGCGCTTCGATCGCGACGCACTGAAGGAGGTAAAAGGGGTATGA
- a CDS encoding sulfite exporter TauE/SafE family protein, whose protein sequence is MLSGFSSHWHYLWLVTASSIAGVMNAMAGGGSFLSFPAMLSMGVLPVQANATNTVALWPGQLTSLATLKSDVRKDLLPVVVLASVLGGLTGAEVLLRTRQVTFLYLIPWLLLMGAVIFGISGPVSRWLRARSAVPHAERPPQYLLLFCSLFPICFYIGYFGAGGGFLVMTVLALFGVEEMHSLNAMKIVAACLSNFVAIITFIVRGAVLWHYCLISMVFAAMGGYIGARYARRMNPEVLRMIVVITGCVISAYFFWRQH, encoded by the coding sequence ATGCTCTCCGGTTTTAGCTCGCATTGGCACTATCTGTGGCTGGTCACAGCCTCGTCGATCGCTGGCGTCATGAATGCGATGGCGGGCGGCGGCTCGTTTTTGTCGTTTCCGGCGATGCTGTCGATGGGAGTGCTGCCGGTTCAGGCGAATGCGACGAACACGGTGGCTCTGTGGCCGGGGCAGTTGACCTCGCTGGCGACGTTGAAGTCGGATGTACGCAAAGACTTGCTGCCGGTTGTCGTGCTCGCTTCAGTTCTTGGAGGGTTGACCGGCGCAGAGGTCTTGTTGAGGACGCGGCAGGTCACGTTTCTCTATCTCATTCCGTGGCTGTTGTTGATGGGAGCGGTGATCTTCGGTATCAGCGGGCCGGTATCGCGCTGGCTGCGCGCACGCTCTGCAGTGCCTCATGCGGAACGCCCTCCGCAGTACCTGCTGTTGTTTTGCTCGTTGTTTCCGATCTGCTTCTACATCGGATACTTCGGCGCCGGTGGCGGATTTCTGGTGATGACCGTGTTGGCTTTGTTTGGGGTAGAGGAGATGCACTCCCTCAATGCCATGAAGATCGTAGCCGCCTGTCTGTCGAACTTTGTGGCCATTATCACCTTTATCGTGCGTGGAGCGGTGCTGTGGCACTATTGCCTGATCTCGATGGTGTTTGCCGCCATGGGAGGGTATATCGGCGCTCGCTATGCGCGGCGCATGAACCCCGAGGTTCTGCGTATGATCGTGGTAATCACAGGATGCGTTATTTCGGCCTATTTCTTCTGGAGGCAGCACTAA
- a CDS encoding ATP-binding cassette domain-containing protein — protein MSTDAAVLVEARGLVKEYARGGDSVRVVDDVSLAIHRGETMGLVGESGSGKSTVARMLLRLIETTAGSIEYDGVDLLAAGAHELRAMRRRMQIVFQDPYAALNPRMTVRQILAEPFAIHGEQASASTEHLAEMLHQVGLDASVLERYPHEFSGGQRQRVNIARALALRPEFLVLDEPVSALDVSVGAQVVNLLRELQRKYGLTYLFISHSMPLVRYLCDRVAVMQRGRLVEYGDCEQVCESPRHEYTRGLIAATPEIPVFVE, from the coding sequence ATGTCGACGGATGCTGCGGTGCTGGTGGAGGCGCGAGGGCTGGTGAAAGAGTATGCGCGTGGTGGCGACTCGGTGCGCGTGGTCGACGATGTCTCGCTTGCGATTCACCGGGGCGAGACGATGGGGCTGGTTGGTGAGTCCGGTTCAGGCAAGAGCACGGTGGCGAGAATGTTGCTGCGCCTGATTGAGACTACGGCGGGGAGCATCGAGTACGACGGCGTGGATCTGCTTGCGGCCGGAGCCCATGAGCTGCGGGCGATGCGACGGCGGATGCAGATCGTCTTTCAGGACCCTTATGCTGCACTGAATCCGCGCATGACCGTCAGGCAAATTTTGGCAGAGCCATTCGCGATCCATGGCGAGCAGGCGTCTGCTTCGACGGAGCATTTGGCAGAGATGTTGCACCAGGTCGGGCTGGATGCTTCTGTGCTCGAACGGTATCCGCACGAGTTCAGCGGTGGACAGCGGCAGCGCGTCAATATTGCGCGTGCGTTGGCGCTGCGGCCTGAGTTTCTGGTGCTGGACGAGCCGGTCAGCGCGCTGGATGTTTCGGTGGGGGCGCAGGTAGTGAACCTGCTGCGCGAGTTGCAGAGAAAGTATGGGCTCACTTATCTGTTCATCTCGCATTCGATGCCGCTGGTGCGGTATCTGTGCGACCGGGTTGCGGTGATGCAGCGAGGACGGCTGGTGGAATATGGGGACTGCGAGCAGGTCTGCGAGTCTCCGCGGCACGAGTACACCCGCGGGCTGATTGCAGCTACGCCGGAGATACCCGTCTTTGTTGAGTAA
- a CDS encoding SDR family oxidoreductase: MTISPISLAGKTALVTGASSGLGWATAVALAHHGANIVVTARREERLRQLCAEIESTGTKAVFFAGDAAAEATAQQTIALAVATFGHLDILINNAGAGNYKNLIDTSAEEYDALMNANVRSGFLFSRHAVPHMIEQKQGTILFISSVSGLQGVAGEAVYSASKFAQVGFAQSLDAELRKHGIKVGVICPGGMKTEFAVGHGRTEDYVRSSHMMEPHEVAEAIVFACLQPPNLRIPQMTVRHMG; the protein is encoded by the coding sequence ATGACGATATCCCCCATCTCCCTCGCCGGAAAAACCGCCCTCGTTACGGGAGCCAGCTCCGGGCTGGGCTGGGCAACTGCGGTGGCGCTTGCCCACCATGGAGCGAACATCGTCGTTACCGCCCGCCGCGAAGAGCGCCTCCGCCAGCTCTGCGCAGAGATCGAGTCTACCGGCACAAAGGCCGTCTTCTTTGCCGGAGACGCCGCCGCAGAAGCCACCGCGCAACAAACCATCGCGCTCGCCGTCGCTACCTTCGGCCACCTCGATATCCTCATCAACAACGCCGGAGCAGGAAACTACAAGAACCTCATCGACACCTCAGCCGAGGAGTACGACGCCCTGATGAATGCCAATGTAAGGTCAGGCTTCCTCTTCTCCCGCCACGCGGTCCCGCACATGATCGAGCAGAAGCAAGGCACAATCCTCTTCATCTCGTCCGTCTCCGGTTTACAGGGTGTCGCTGGCGAAGCCGTCTACTCTGCCAGCAAATTCGCTCAGGTAGGCTTCGCGCAGTCGCTCGACGCCGAGCTTCGCAAACACGGCATCAAGGTAGGAGTCATCTGCCCCGGAGGCATGAAAACCGAGTTTGCCGTAGGCCACGGCCGCACCGAAGACTACGTTCGTAGCTCGCACATGATGGAGCCGCACGAAGTCGCCGAAGCCATCGTCTTCGCCTGCCTCCAGCCCCCCAACCTGCGCATCCCGCAGATGACCGTCCGCCACATGGGCTGA
- the htpG gene encoding molecular chaperone HtpG, with product MSKREFQTEVSQLLQLIIHSLYSHPEIFLRELISNSSDALDKLRHLTLVDDTYKALPFTPRIDLELDEEKGTLTIADTGIGMNEEDLVSHLGTIARSGTKNFLAQLSGDAKKDSNLIGQFGVGFYSAFMVADRIEVVSRKAGEEQAWRWVSDGKTGFEIEPAERSVAGTTILLHFNEEGKQYANSWRLREIVKKYSNHIAFPIFLTYDKSEWNEAEKKSEKVRTTEQVNAASALWRRPKNELTDEDYKELYKSISGDSQDPLFWFHTRAEGTLDYTTLFYIPAKAPLDLYQAEYKVGVKLYVKRVFIMDDARELLPQYLRFVRGIIDSEDLPLNVSREILQQNRVLTSIRTASVKKILSELKNVASSQPEKYLEFITQYNRPLKEGLYSDYANRETLLDLIRFKTTKADGLTSLAEIKSRMKEGQKSIYYITGGSESLLRTSPLLEIYKKKDLEVLILDDDVDEIVFSGVDKYGDIDLKAVNKASTGDDLKDEAEPETDKAEALKPLLDKLKATLGDRVKDVRASVRLADSPSCIVSDEDDPSLQMQQMLRAMGQKDIPAPKPTLEINPDHEIVKKLLARSDDAVTQDAAWMLFDQALLMEGVTLQDPAAFVQRLNRVLNLSI from the coding sequence ATGTCGAAGCGTGAATTTCAGACCGAAGTCAGTCAACTCCTCCAGCTCATCATCCACTCTCTCTACTCGCATCCAGAGATATTCCTCCGCGAGCTCATCTCCAACTCCTCCGATGCGCTTGATAAGCTGCGCCACCTGACACTTGTCGACGACACCTACAAAGCGCTCCCTTTCACTCCTCGTATCGACCTCGAGCTCGATGAAGAAAAAGGCACCCTCACCATCGCCGACACCGGCATCGGCATGAACGAGGAAGACCTCGTCTCCCACCTCGGCACCATCGCCCGCTCTGGAACGAAGAACTTCCTCGCCCAGCTCTCCGGCGACGCAAAGAAAGACTCCAATCTCATCGGCCAGTTCGGCGTAGGCTTCTACAGCGCCTTCATGGTCGCCGACCGCATCGAAGTCGTCTCCCGCAAGGCAGGTGAAGAGCAGGCCTGGCGCTGGGTGAGCGACGGCAAGACCGGCTTCGAGATCGAACCCGCCGAGCGCTCCGTCGCTGGCACCACGATCCTTCTTCACTTCAACGAAGAAGGCAAGCAATACGCCAATAGCTGGCGTCTGCGGGAGATCGTCAAGAAGTACTCCAACCACATCGCCTTCCCCATCTTCCTGACCTACGACAAGAGCGAGTGGAACGAAGCCGAAAAGAAGTCGGAGAAGGTCCGTACCACCGAGCAGGTCAACGCCGCCAGCGCCCTCTGGCGTCGCCCCAAAAACGAGCTCACCGACGAGGATTACAAAGAGCTGTACAAATCCATCTCCGGCGATTCGCAGGACCCACTCTTCTGGTTCCACACCCGCGCAGAAGGAACACTGGACTACACTACGCTCTTCTACATCCCTGCAAAGGCCCCGCTCGATCTCTACCAGGCCGAATACAAGGTCGGCGTAAAGCTCTATGTAAAGCGCGTCTTCATCATGGACGATGCCCGGGAGCTTCTCCCCCAGTATCTGCGCTTCGTTCGCGGCATCATCGACAGCGAAGACCTCCCTCTCAACGTCAGCCGCGAGATTCTCCAGCAGAACCGCGTGCTCACCAGCATCCGTACCGCCAGCGTCAAAAAGATCCTCTCCGAACTGAAGAACGTCGCATCCTCTCAGCCCGAAAAGTATCTGGAGTTCATCACCCAGTACAACCGTCCGCTCAAAGAAGGCCTCTACAGCGACTACGCCAACCGCGAGACGCTGCTCGACCTCATTCGCTTCAAGACAACCAAGGCAGATGGCCTCACCAGCCTCGCTGAGATCAAGTCGCGCATGAAGGAAGGTCAGAAGAGCATCTACTACATCACCGGCGGCTCCGAATCCTTGCTGCGGACATCGCCTCTGCTCGAGATCTACAAGAAGAAAGACCTCGAAGTTCTCATCCTCGACGACGATGTCGATGAGATCGTCTTCTCCGGTGTCGACAAGTACGGCGACATCGACCTCAAGGCCGTTAACAAGGCATCGACCGGCGATGACCTGAAGGACGAAGCTGAACCCGAGACAGATAAAGCCGAAGCATTGAAGCCTCTACTCGACAAGCTGAAGGCCACACTCGGAGACCGCGTCAAAGATGTGCGCGCCTCTGTGCGTCTCGCCGACAGCCCCTCCTGCATCGTCTCCGACGAGGATGACCCCTCGCTGCAGATGCAGCAGATGCTGCGTGCCATGGGGCAGAAAGACATCCCTGCACCCAAGCCCACGCTCGAGATCAACCCTGATCACGAGATCGTCAAGAAGCTGCTTGCGCGTTCCGACGACGCAGTCACACAGGATGCAGCGTGGATGCTCTTCGATCAGGCACTGCTGATGGAAGGCGTTACCTTGCAGGACCCCGCCGCCTTCGTCCAGCGCCTCAACCGTGTCCTGAATCTATCGATATAA
- a CDS encoding efflux RND transporter permease subunit, with amino-acid sequence MRFTDFFIHRATTTTLLIAAIAGFGILSYWSLPVSNLPEVEYPTIRVQAELPGANPDAMGSTVATPLESEFSTIPGIEHMTSTSQLGETNITLQFDLNRGVDAAAQDVQAAISRAAGTLPASMPSPPSYSKVNPAQNPILWLEMSSKTIALDDFEKYANQVFAKRVSMVSGVSQVEVYGPEAPAIRVQADPARLAAYGLDLEQLRTALTSNSANLPSGTLYGDNKDFSLQANSQLSSAGEYSQMVVAYRDGSPIRLNQVANVFNSSRNDRSRFWINGRRSIILAVRKQPGANTIEVADKVKAVILSLRNSMPPGVSFGKVADDADLVRDSISEVNRTLIITIGLVVLVIFLFLGTVSSTIIASATIPVSILGSFLVMRLLGYSVDMFSMMAITLSVGFIVDDAIVMIENIVRHREMGKIPMQAALDGANEVGFTIISMTLSLVAVFLPIVFLNGVLGRLLREFAVTISVSILLSGLTALTLTPMLCSRFLSSRETMSNWFQQHTESFYANVQEAYRRSLDTVLRHRRSTILVSIAMTALTLYLFFIVPKSFLPAVDVPNFQGTLEAAQDNSFNRMVAYGEEVNKILATVPGMQSNLSGVGSQNVGWFWVNLVSDKRRPNVKTIIADLQKRLDKIPGLNVYMRPGDYVDLGQNEGRSQYSASIESPDAEELYRWAPLLKAKMQALPELVHVSSDLQMSAPRVNVDIRRDLAMSLDVDPEKIANTLYDAYGNRRANTITLSSERYDVILEVERQYQRDPAALADLYIRSNSGRLVPLAAVTTLTQTVAPLTVNHIGQFPAVTFDFDLKPGVSLSAATEIVRRAAEEIGMPATISFAFQGTAAQFQSSLKGLGVLLVIAVLVIYLVLGVLYESFIHPITILSGLPSAAIGALLILLACGEDLNLYSFLGVILLIGIVKKNAIMIVDFALDAERNSGLSPAAAIYQGCLQRFRPIMMTTMAALLGALPIVFGRGVSGEARRPLGIAVVGGLLLSQSLTLYITPVIYLYLHRFQQRRTNHAESEISLLRTGVT; translated from the coding sequence ATGCGCTTTACCGATTTTTTCATCCATCGCGCGACCACTACCACGCTGCTGATCGCGGCCATCGCCGGCTTCGGGATTTTGAGTTATTGGTCGCTGCCCGTCAGTAACCTGCCCGAGGTCGAGTATCCGACCATCCGCGTCCAGGCCGAGCTTCCCGGCGCGAATCCCGACGCCATGGGATCGACGGTTGCTACTCCGCTTGAGAGCGAGTTCTCAACCATCCCCGGCATCGAGCACATGACCTCCACCAGCCAGTTGGGCGAAACCAATATTACATTGCAATTCGACCTGAACCGAGGTGTGGATGCGGCTGCGCAGGATGTCCAGGCCGCGATCTCGCGTGCTGCCGGCACGCTGCCGGCCAGCATGCCCTCTCCGCCTTCCTATTCGAAAGTGAATCCGGCACAAAACCCCATTCTGTGGCTCGAAATGTCCTCGAAGACTATTGCGCTTGACGATTTCGAAAAATACGCCAACCAGGTCTTCGCCAAGCGCGTCTCCATGGTGAGCGGGGTCTCCCAGGTCGAGGTGTATGGTCCCGAAGCACCTGCAATTCGGGTGCAGGCCGACCCGGCAAGACTGGCAGCTTACGGGCTCGATCTAGAGCAGCTTCGTACAGCGCTGACTAGCAACAGCGCCAACCTGCCATCGGGCACATTATATGGCGACAACAAAGACTTCTCGCTGCAGGCCAATAGCCAGCTCAGCTCAGCCGGGGAATATTCCCAAATGGTTGTTGCCTATCGCGACGGCTCTCCCATCCGTCTCAATCAGGTTGCCAACGTCTTCAATAGTTCAAGGAATGACAGAAGCCGATTCTGGATCAATGGGCGACGAAGCATTATCTTGGCAGTGCGCAAACAACCGGGCGCCAATACGATTGAAGTCGCCGACAAAGTAAAAGCGGTCATCCTGTCGCTGCGTAACTCCATGCCTCCTGGAGTCTCCTTCGGAAAAGTCGCCGACGATGCCGACCTGGTTCGCGATTCTATCTCTGAGGTCAACCGTACCCTTATCATCACAATCGGTCTCGTGGTGCTGGTCATATTTTTATTTTTGGGGACGGTCTCTTCAACAATCATCGCCAGCGCAACCATTCCTGTATCGATCCTCGGATCGTTCCTTGTGATGCGGTTGCTCGGCTATTCCGTAGATATGTTTTCGATGATGGCGATCACTCTCTCGGTGGGCTTCATTGTCGACGATGCCATTGTCATGATCGAGAACATTGTGCGTCATCGCGAGATGGGCAAGATACCTATGCAAGCTGCGCTCGACGGCGCCAATGAGGTTGGCTTCACAATTATTTCGATGACACTCTCGCTGGTCGCAGTCTTTCTGCCCATCGTCTTTCTCAACGGAGTTCTAGGGCGTTTGCTCCGCGAGTTCGCAGTGACGATCTCCGTATCGATATTGCTCTCCGGTCTTACTGCCCTGACACTCACACCGATGCTTTGTAGTCGCTTCCTCAGCTCGCGGGAGACAATGTCTAATTGGTTCCAGCAGCATACAGAAAGCTTCTATGCGAATGTGCAGGAGGCTTATCGTCGTTCGCTCGATACCGTTTTGCGTCATAGGCGATCGACCATTCTCGTCAGTATCGCCATGACCGCCCTCACCTTGTATCTCTTCTTCATCGTACCCAAGAGCTTTCTGCCCGCGGTAGATGTCCCGAACTTTCAGGGGACCCTGGAAGCTGCTCAGGACAATTCCTTCAACCGCATGGTTGCTTATGGCGAGGAAGTAAACAAAATTTTGGCGACAGTTCCAGGGATGCAAAGCAATCTGTCGGGTGTCGGATCGCAAAATGTCGGATGGTTCTGGGTCAATCTCGTTTCAGACAAACGCAGGCCAAATGTTAAAACGATCATTGCCGATCTGCAGAAACGGCTGGACAAAATCCCCGGACTCAATGTCTATATGCGTCCCGGTGACTACGTCGACCTAGGCCAAAATGAAGGCCGTTCGCAATACTCGGCTTCGATTGAGAGTCCCGACGCAGAAGAGTTGTACCGCTGGGCGCCGCTTCTGAAGGCAAAGATGCAGGCCCTTCCGGAATTGGTGCACGTCTCGAGCGACTTGCAGATGAGCGCCCCGCGGGTGAACGTCGACATCCGCCGTGATCTCGCTATGTCGCTCGATGTCGACCCAGAAAAGATTGCCAATACCCTTTACGATGCCTACGGAAACCGGCGCGCCAATACGATCACGTTGTCTTCTGAACGCTATGACGTGATTCTGGAGGTCGAGCGACAGTATCAACGAGATCCTGCAGCGCTGGCCGACTTGTACATCCGATCAAACAGCGGGCGGCTGGTACCGCTCGCTGCGGTTACAACGCTTACCCAGACAGTTGCGCCATTAACTGTTAACCACATAGGCCAATTTCCCGCAGTTACTTTTGATTTCGATCTCAAGCCTGGAGTCTCACTCAGCGCCGCAACCGAGATTGTTCGCAGAGCTGCCGAAGAGATCGGGATGCCGGCGACGATCAGCTTCGCGTTTCAAGGTACTGCAGCGCAGTTCCAGAGCTCGCTCAAAGGTCTCGGAGTTCTGCTGGTGATTGCGGTCCTTGTGATCTATCTGGTCCTTGGAGTGCTCTACGAGAGCTTCATCCATCCAATCACGATCTTGTCCGGCCTGCCATCGGCGGCTATTGGCGCTCTGCTAATTCTGCTGGCATGCGGCGAAGACCTGAACCTCTACTCATTCCTGGGCGTGATTCTGCTGATTGGCATTGTGAAGAAGAACGCAATCATGATCGTAGATTTTGCGCTCGATGCCGAACGTAACTCTGGTCTTAGCCCCGCGGCCGCCATCTATCAGGGTTGCCTGCAACGCTTTCGTCCGATCATGATGACCACCATGGCCGCGCTTCTTGGTGCACTTCCGATCGTCTTCGGAAGAGGTGTAAGCGGCGAAGCGCGCCGCCCCCTTGGCATAGCGGTCGTCGGAGGGCTCCTGCTTTCGCAATCGCTGACCCTCTACATTACGCCTGTTATCTACCTCTACCTTCATCGTTTTCAACAAAGGCGCACCAATCACGCCGAGAGCGAGATTTCCTTGCTGAGAACCGGGGTTACATAA